From the Octadecabacter antarcticus 307 genome, one window contains:
- the gvpO gene encoding gas vesicle protein GvpO, whose protein sequence is MTPSKSPPRSTKGSEKPSLLQTPQSKKIVAPPPIPRLIDIIEGAKLQLASMGISPIDGVTGIKKVEHGWELLITLVELSRIPSSSDVLAEYAVSLDGIGEIISYKQVQRFLRNQIGIDDGE, encoded by the coding sequence ATGACTCCGTCTAAATCGCCACCTAGATCTACTAAAGGCTCCGAAAAACCGTCCCTACTCCAAACGCCTCAGTCGAAAAAAATTGTTGCTCCCCCTCCAATACCACGCCTTATTGATATCATTGAAGGAGCAAAGCTCCAGCTTGCTAGTATGGGGATTTCCCCAATCGATGGTGTCACCGGGATTAAAAAGGTAGAACACGGTTGGGAACTTTTGATTACTTTAGTAGAACTTTCTCGAATTCCTTCTAGTTCTGATGTGCTTGCTGAATATGCAGTAAGCCTCGATGGGATAGGAGAAATTATTAGTTACAAGCAAGTCCAACGCTTTCTTCGCAATCAGATAGGTATTGATGATGGCGAGTAG
- a CDS encoding gas vesicle protein, with product MNDGKMEHSLNATNLADILERVLDKGIVIAGDVTISLVGVELLNIKLRLLIASVDKAMEMGINWWAHDPFLTAGAQAPAVADPAMLERMDRLEAALATALASNQTTPMKGHK from the coding sequence ATGAATGATGGAAAAATGGAGCATTCGCTGAACGCTACAAATCTCGCAGATATTCTTGAGCGTGTCCTAGACAAAGGTATCGTCATCGCTGGCGATGTAACAATTTCTTTGGTTGGCGTTGAACTGCTCAATATCAAGTTGCGTCTGCTGATTGCGTCGGTCGATAAGGCTATGGAAATGGGTATCAACTGGTGGGCTCATGATCCTTTCCTCACGGCTGGAGCACAGGCACCGGCAGTAGCTGATCCAGCCATGTTGGAGAGAATGGATCGCCTTGAGGCCGCTCTTGCAACAGCTTTGGCATCGAACCAGACGACCCCAATGAAGGGACACAAGTAG
- the gvpA gene encoding gas vesicle structural protein GvpA — MAVNKMNSSSSLAEVVDRILDKGVVIDAWVRVSLVGIELIAVEARVVIAGVDTYLKYAEAVGLTAEA, encoded by the coding sequence ATGGCCGTAAATAAAATGAACTCTTCGAGCAGTCTTGCCGAAGTCGTAGATCGCATCCTCGACAAGGGTGTTGTGATTGATGCATGGGTACGCGTATCGCTTGTTGGTATCGAGTTGATTGCCGTCGAAGCGCGTGTGGTCATAGCTGGAGTTGATACGTATTTGAAGTATGCCGAAGCGGTAGGCCTTACCGCCGAAGCCTGA
- a CDS encoding DMT family transporter: MTAATHNVPSHGNWALLFFLSFVWGGAFMSMAVALEQYGPFTVAAGRISIGALGLLVVTAIARPGDLAIRDPKTLGFILILGILNFALPFSLLAWALQQVPSAFAGVAMGSSPIFVLVLAYIFVPDEQIGPRRIIGVIIGFVGLLVLILPGIAIGNGAEGTIAARVACVAASLCYSIGAILIRQAPPIPPLVFTAGMLTAGSLALTPLALLLEGIPEITSARATWAMLYAGVIPTGLAFLLRVVLIRSAGPIFMSLVAYIVPLWAVLLGVVLLNETLTLSTYLGALIILLGVGMTQLRLLKKR; the protein is encoded by the coding sequence ATGACAGCCGCCACCCACAACGTGCCAAGCCATGGCAACTGGGCACTCCTTTTTTTCCTCAGCTTCGTCTGGGGTGGCGCATTCATGTCGATGGCAGTAGCGCTAGAACAATATGGCCCTTTCACAGTTGCCGCGGGTCGCATCAGTATCGGTGCGCTCGGGCTTCTAGTGGTTACAGCCATCGCACGCCCAGGCGATCTGGCGATCCGTGATCCAAAAACTCTAGGTTTCATTCTAATTTTGGGCATTCTGAACTTCGCTTTGCCCTTCAGCCTTTTAGCCTGGGCGCTTCAGCAGGTGCCTTCAGCCTTTGCAGGCGTCGCGATGGGCTCTTCTCCGATATTTGTGTTGGTCCTAGCGTATATCTTTGTACCGGACGAACAAATAGGCCCGCGCCGGATCATTGGTGTCATAATCGGTTTCGTGGGGCTGTTAGTCCTGATCCTGCCGGGGATCGCTATCGGAAATGGCGCAGAAGGAACTATCGCCGCAAGGGTCGCCTGTGTGGCGGCTTCGCTCTGCTATTCAATCGGGGCCATTCTGATCCGCCAGGCGCCTCCAATTCCGCCTTTGGTGTTCACTGCGGGTATGTTAACGGCTGGTTCTCTCGCATTGACTCCGCTCGCTCTTCTGCTGGAGGGAATACCTGAGATCACCAGCGCGCGGGCGACTTGGGCAATGCTCTATGCCGGTGTAATTCCCACCGGACTGGCCTTCCTTCTGCGTGTTGTACTGATCAGATCTGCTGGGCCCATCTTCATGAGTCTAGTGGCTTACATCGTCCCGCTCTGGGCCGTTCTCCTTGGCGTCGTTTTACTGAACGAAACTCTGACACTCAGTACCTATCTCGGTGCGTTGATTATTCTTTTAGGTGTTGGCATGACCCAGTTGAGGCTCCTCAAGAAGCGCTAG
- a CDS encoding IS5 family transposase has translation MQKPFSTQPELFITSADLEHASLQGLDGAEAILDWVKFEQIMAEIYASKTGRPSYPLLTLLRASLLGIWYRLSDAELAQSLFRDLLFRKFCHLELGGDVPDATTIGRFRARLMELGLWEVLLGEVNRQLEAKHIIMTEGRINITDATPVEAAQSGYGKDANDEPTRDKDAGWHVKADSRGNIKSTYGYSVHTGVDEPSHGLQKTNHCRAVDGFIHRQTVTPGNAHDSTERNTLLLGDEEALYADAAYSSQATREKLEQFGIDDQVQRKGYRGHPLSKADLVRNKEIAVIRSGGERPFATYKSSYGLARTRLMGLAKNLTLFGLAAIAHNIAKGAKFLALYGLPDPEPTG, from the coding sequence ATGCAGAAGCCATTTTCCACCCAACCCGAACTCTTCATTACCAGCGCTGATCTTGAGCATGCGAGCCTGCAAGGGTTGGACGGTGCCGAGGCGATTTTGGACTGGGTAAAGTTCGAACAAATCATGGCTGAAATCTATGCCAGCAAGACTGGCCGCCCGAGCTATCCATTGCTGACTTTACTCCGCGCGTCATTGCTGGGCATCTGGTATCGCTTGAGCGATGCTGAGCTGGCTCAGTCCCTGTTTCGCGATCTGTTGTTCAGGAAATTCTGTCACCTCGAATTGGGTGGGGATGTCCCTGACGCCACTACCATCGGGCGCTTTCGGGCGAGGTTGATGGAGCTGGGCCTGTGGGAGGTTTTACTGGGCGAAGTGAACCGCCAACTTGAAGCAAAACATATCATCATGACTGAAGGTCGCATCAATATCACCGATGCCACTCCGGTTGAAGCGGCGCAGTCGGGGTACGGCAAAGACGCCAATGATGAACCCACGCGCGACAAGGATGCGGGCTGGCACGTAAAGGCCGACAGTCGCGGTAATATAAAGTCCACCTACGGCTACTCGGTCCACACTGGCGTCGACGAACCCTCTCATGGTTTGCAAAAGACAAACCACTGCCGGGCAGTGGATGGCTTCATCCACCGCCAAACGGTCACACCAGGAAATGCCCATGACAGTACCGAACGGAACACGCTATTGCTGGGCGACGAGGAAGCGCTTTACGCGGATGCCGCCTATTCTTCGCAAGCCACACGCGAAAAATTGGAGCAGTTTGGTATTGATGATCAAGTGCAGCGCAAGGGCTATCGGGGCCACCCTTTGTCCAAAGCGGATTTGGTCCGCAACAAAGAGATTGCCGTGATCCGCTCCGGCGGCGAGCGCCCCTTTGCCACCTATAAATCCAGCTATGGATTGGCTCGAACGCGGCTGATGGGGTTGGCTAAAAACCTAACCCTGTTCGGCCTGGCAGCCATCGCCCATAATATTGCGAAGGGGGCAAAGTTCTTGGCGCTCTACGGCCTGCCAGACCCGGAACCCACTGGATAA
- a CDS encoding IS256-like element ISOan5 family transposase: METTNIVDFARRDGMTDALTELLKTGAQQLIATAVEAELVSYLAQFTGLRTDAGHAAVVRNGHHPARPFQTGIGPVSVRIPKVRSKDGTPVTFRSALVPPYVRRTKTLEAALPWLYLKGISSGEMAPALKVLLGPDAKGLSANTVSRLKRDWANEYEAWKDAELDDEPIVYIWADGVHSGLRGEDDKLCALVIVGVTARGKKRFLAIEDGVRESTQSWREVLLSLKSQGMNAPKLAIGDGAMGFWAAMDEVYPTARQQRCWQHKTMNVLNCLPKLSQPKAKAAIHNIWQAETKDDAEKAFDLFIKIYEPKYPKAALCLQKDREELMAFFDFPAQHWQSIRTSNPIESAFATIRHRTKRSKGCLSRDGMLHMMFKLGQCAEQNWRKLRGFDYLAKVITGVKFKDGIETTNHSQIAA; this comes from the coding sequence ATGGAAACGACTAACATTGTTGATTTTGCGCGTCGAGACGGGATGACGGACGCGCTGACGGAGTTGCTGAAAACGGGAGCACAACAATTGATAGCGACAGCAGTTGAGGCCGAGCTTGTCAGTTATCTGGCGCAATTTACCGGCTTACGCACCGATGCCGGTCACGCGGCAGTCGTGCGCAATGGACATCATCCGGCTCGCCCATTTCAAACGGGCATTGGCCCTGTGAGCGTGCGGATTCCAAAGGTCCGCTCGAAGGATGGCACACCAGTAACATTCCGCTCGGCCCTGGTGCCACCCTATGTGCGTAGAACCAAGACCTTGGAAGCTGCCTTGCCGTGGCTTTACCTCAAAGGCATTTCCAGCGGTGAGATGGCCCCAGCCCTCAAGGTTCTCTTGGGCCCTGATGCCAAGGGATTGTCAGCAAATACGGTTTCGCGTTTAAAACGCGATTGGGCCAATGAATACGAGGCTTGGAAAGACGCTGAGTTAGATGATGAGCCAATCGTCTACATCTGGGCTGACGGCGTTCACAGCGGCCTTCGGGGCGAGGATGACAAGCTCTGCGCCCTTGTAATTGTTGGCGTCACAGCCCGTGGCAAGAAGCGGTTCTTGGCCATTGAGGACGGGGTGCGCGAGTCCACCCAGAGCTGGCGAGAAGTTCTGCTCAGCCTCAAAAGCCAGGGAATGAATGCCCCAAAATTGGCGATTGGAGACGGTGCCATGGGGTTCTGGGCCGCCATGGATGAAGTCTACCCCACGGCCCGACAGCAGCGGTGCTGGCAACACAAAACGATGAACGTGCTCAACTGCCTGCCCAAGCTATCACAGCCAAAGGCCAAAGCGGCGATCCACAACATCTGGCAGGCTGAGACCAAAGATGATGCGGAAAAGGCGTTCGATTTGTTCATCAAAATCTACGAACCCAAATATCCCAAGGCGGCGCTGTGCCTGCAAAAAGACCGCGAAGAACTCATGGCATTCTTCGACTTCCCCGCCCAACATTGGCAGAGTATCCGCACCAGCAACCCAATTGAATCGGCCTTCGCCACGATCCGACATCGCACCAAGCGCTCAAAGGGCTGCCTGTCACGCGATGGCATGCTGCACATGATGTTCAAGCTGGGACAATGCGCAGAGCAAAACTGGAGGAAGCTACGCGGCTTTGATTACCTGGCCAAAGTCATCACAGGCGTCAAGTTCAAAGACGGAATTGAAACCACCAACCACAGCCAGATCGCCGCATGA
- a CDS encoding GvpL/GvpF family gas vesicle protein, producing the protein MKREVVRMTDENTINSKYLYAIIKCREQREFIARGIGERGDAVHTIAYKGLAAVVSDSPVMEYDQSRRNMMAHTAVLEELMEEFTLLPVRFNTVAPEAGAIEERLLVPRHEEFTQLLGQIDKRVELGIKAFWHDGMIFEEVLRENDSIRKMRDALEGKSVDGSYYERIQLGEKIEQAMIKKRVEDEEIILSRIRQHVHKSRSNKTIGDRMVLNGAFLVDANKESDFDKAVQLLDQDLGNRLMFKYVGPVPPYNFVNIVVNWGVV; encoded by the coding sequence ATGAAACGGGAAGTGGTGAGAATGACAGATGAAAACACGATCAATAGCAAGTATCTTTACGCTATAATAAAGTGCCGGGAACAACGGGAATTTATAGCACGTGGGATCGGTGAGCGAGGAGATGCAGTCCATACGATAGCCTATAAGGGGTTGGCGGCGGTGGTCAGCGACTCACCGGTAATGGAATACGATCAAAGTCGTCGGAACATGATGGCACATACCGCCGTTCTTGAAGAGTTGATGGAGGAGTTTACTCTGCTTCCAGTGCGATTCAACACGGTCGCGCCAGAGGCTGGCGCAATCGAAGAACGCTTGTTGGTGCCCCGCCATGAAGAATTCACGCAATTACTGGGTCAAATTGATAAACGTGTAGAACTGGGTATCAAGGCATTTTGGCACGATGGAATGATCTTTGAAGAAGTGTTGCGTGAGAACGATTCTATTCGAAAAATGCGAGATGCCTTAGAAGGCAAGTCGGTTGACGGAAGTTATTATGAGCGGATTCAGTTGGGTGAAAAAATTGAGCAAGCCATGATAAAAAAACGGGTAGAAGATGAAGAAATAATTCTCTCGCGCATAAGGCAACACGTCCACAAGTCGAGAAGTAATAAGACCATTGGAGACCGAATGGTTTTGAATGGAGCATTTCTTGTGGATGCTAACAAGGAATCTGATTTTGATAAAGCAGTGCAATTACTTGATCAAGATTTAGGCAATCGCCTGATGTTCAAATATGTAGGACCAGTTCCGCCCTACAATTTTGTCAACATCGTCGTAAATTGGGGGGTGGTGTAA
- a CDS encoding cupin domain-containing protein, with amino-acid sequence MGLRFIFMLTRNDRTVDDAAIHLATALSLGVRHIGFKDIGLSVADLKKLNQTIKASGATSYLEVVSLNRDSEVVSAKAAVDIGVDILLGGTRVDDVLPILRSTGIEYYPFPGRIVGHPSVLEGSLQEIADSARDLASREGVHGLDLLAYRSSLPDIPALIAAVCEAAGKPVIVAGSIADKARIELVRGAGASGFTIGTAALDGEYPASGNELESQLTAIVRDVADLNGHLSPFKKKQLDNAFASFSGTWSPRIAGQVNDMQIKLAKFAGSFTWHFHEREDEMFLVHRGRLLMRFRDREEVVEEGEFIVVPHGVEHCPVALTDTCEVILLEPATTVNTGTAEYARKAENLVTV; translated from the coding sequence ATGGGACTCCGTTTTATATTCATGCTTACCCGAAATGACCGAACAGTGGATGATGCCGCCATACATCTTGCGACCGCCTTATCGCTTGGGGTGCGTCATATCGGATTCAAAGATATTGGGCTTTCGGTTGCGGACCTGAAAAAACTAAACCAGACCATTAAAGCGAGTGGTGCCACGTCCTATTTGGAAGTTGTATCGCTGAACCGCGACAGCGAAGTCGTGTCTGCCAAAGCTGCGGTGGATATCGGCGTGGATATTCTTCTGGGTGGCACACGGGTAGACGATGTTCTTCCCATTCTGCGTAGCACAGGGATTGAATACTATCCCTTCCCCGGACGTATCGTCGGCCATCCCAGTGTGCTTGAAGGGTCGCTTCAAGAAATTGCAGACAGCGCACGTGATCTTGCTTCACGGGAGGGCGTACATGGTCTTGATTTGCTGGCATATCGTTCGTCGCTGCCGGATATTCCTGCCTTGATTGCCGCAGTGTGTGAAGCCGCAGGTAAACCAGTGATTGTTGCAGGGTCCATCGCGGACAAAGCCCGTATTGAACTCGTGCGAGGGGCAGGGGCAAGTGGATTTACGATTGGCACTGCTGCGCTTGATGGGGAATATCCAGCAAGCGGTAATGAACTTGAAAGCCAACTTACTGCAATCGTTCGCGATGTTGCTGACCTCAACGGGCACTTATCCCCCTTTAAGAAAAAGCAGCTCGATAACGCCTTTGCCAGTTTCTCAGGAACTTGGTCGCCGCGCATCGCGGGTCAGGTGAATGACATGCAAATCAAGCTCGCTAAATTTGCGGGAAGTTTCACTTGGCACTTCCATGAACGCGAGGACGAAATGTTCCTCGTCCATCGCGGACGTTTGTTGATGCGCTTTCGAGACCGCGAAGAAGTCGTTGAGGAAGGGGAATTTATTGTCGTGCCGCATGGGGTCGAACATTGCCCCGTCGCGTTGACAGATACATGCGAAGTGATCCTTCTGGAGCCTGCGACAACGGTTAACACCGGAACGGCGGAGTACGCTCGAAAAGCAGAGAACTTGGTGACTGTTTGA
- a CDS encoding gas vesicle protein GvpG, giving the protein MGIILNTLMSPLIGPMKGVFWVAEQIKDQTDAEIYDDSKILVELSELELLLDLEKIELKDFEAKEDVLLKRLQEIRKAKKNDSV; this is encoded by the coding sequence ATGGGTATTATTCTAAACACGCTTATGAGTCCGTTGATTGGCCCCATGAAGGGCGTTTTCTGGGTTGCAGAGCAAATAAAAGATCAGACAGATGCTGAAATCTATGATGACAGCAAGATCCTTGTAGAACTTTCAGAACTTGAGCTTCTTCTTGACCTTGAAAAAATAGAACTCAAGGACTTTGAGGCCAAGGAGGACGTATTATTAAAACGGTTGCAAGAAATACGAAAGGCAAAGAAAAATGACTCCGTCTAA
- a CDS encoding Hsp20/alpha crystallin family protein gives MKKKTTGKSKAEKNTPEIELGGLFRGLGDFVNLLSKLAETGEKIKESEGEFQIKGLGDNTRGIYGFSVRSGIGGGGPRVQAFGNVRTSEAGLVVDEVREPMVDVFDEGSEIVITVELPGVLESEIVTSVDDDVLIITTNGDRSYAKEIFLSESVLKKSLSQSYNYGLLEIRVKKMTHETGSGENDR, from the coding sequence ATGAAGAAAAAAACTACGGGAAAGTCAAAGGCAGAAAAAAATACGCCAGAAATCGAGCTTGGGGGGCTATTTCGTGGCTTGGGTGATTTCGTCAATTTGCTCAGTAAACTTGCTGAAACGGGTGAGAAGATAAAGGAAAGTGAGGGTGAATTCCAGATCAAAGGACTTGGTGATAATACCCGTGGCATCTACGGATTTAGCGTCCGTAGTGGCATTGGCGGTGGAGGACCACGGGTTCAGGCTTTTGGAAATGTACGTACCAGTGAAGCGGGGCTTGTGGTTGACGAAGTGAGAGAGCCAATGGTCGACGTTTTTGACGAAGGCAGCGAAATAGTAATTACAGTGGAGCTTCCTGGCGTTTTGGAAAGTGAGATTGTGACCAGCGTTGATGATGATGTGTTGATAATTACCACAAATGGTGATCGGAGTTATGCCAAAGAAATTTTTCTGTCAGAATCCGTTTTAAAGAAGAGCCTAAGTCAGTCCTACAATTATGGGTTGCTGGAAATACGAGTTAAGAAGATGACGCATGAAACGGGAAGTGGTGAGAATGACAGATGA
- the gvpN gene encoding gas vesicle protein GvpN codes for MNSNLRATNSGGPDISKTMMPEAREDFVQTESVKSISRRALAYINAGYSVHFRGPAGTGKTTMAMHTAALLGRPVVLITGDEEMITSNLVGAESGYNYRKVTDNYIHTVSKIEESSDRSWNDHRLTTACREGYTLIYDEFTRSRAEANNVLLSVLEEGILVLPAQNRGEPFIKVHPNFRVIFTSNPQEYAGVHEAQDALSDRIVTIDIGEADRELEVSIASSRSGLEVAKTEPIVDMVRAFRDTGEYDQTPTLRACIVICRMVANEKLNTTIDDPFFVQICLDVLGSKSTFGGKEHDKRTQQRKLLLDNLKHYCPSKVSTKPSAKDDESKSTLIQVSSRGSL; via the coding sequence ATGAACAGTAATTTGAGAGCCACCAATTCTGGTGGGCCTGACATTTCAAAGACAATGATGCCGGAGGCACGAGAGGACTTTGTGCAAACTGAGAGCGTGAAGTCTATTTCACGGCGCGCATTGGCCTACATCAACGCAGGTTATTCAGTTCACTTCCGCGGGCCTGCTGGTACTGGCAAAACCACGATGGCGATGCACACGGCAGCGCTTCTTGGCCGCCCGGTGGTGTTGATCACTGGCGACGAAGAAATGATAACTTCGAACCTTGTTGGGGCAGAAAGCGGTTACAATTATCGGAAAGTAACAGATAATTACATCCACACTGTTAGCAAGATAGAAGAAAGCTCAGACAGGTCTTGGAATGATCACCGACTTACAACAGCGTGTCGCGAAGGCTATACGCTGATTTATGATGAGTTTACGAGATCGCGGGCCGAAGCAAACAACGTGCTTTTAAGCGTCCTAGAGGAAGGTATCTTAGTGTTGCCCGCCCAAAACCGAGGTGAACCCTTCATTAAGGTGCATCCCAATTTTAGGGTGATCTTTACCAGTAATCCTCAAGAGTATGCTGGTGTGCATGAAGCACAGGACGCACTCAGCGACAGGATCGTGACCATCGACATTGGAGAGGCTGACCGCGAACTGGAGGTTTCTATTGCCTCGTCTCGGTCCGGTTTGGAAGTGGCCAAGACCGAGCCCATTGTCGATATGGTTCGCGCATTCCGAGATACTGGCGAATATGATCAGACACCGACGCTCCGTGCTTGCATCGTGATCTGCCGCATGGTGGCTAATGAGAAGCTTAATACAACGATTGATGATCCCTTTTTCGTACAAATCTGCCTTGATGTCCTCGGTTCTAAGTCGACGTTCGGCGGCAAGGAACATGACAAGCGAACTCAACAACGAAAGTTGCTCCTTGATAATCTAAAACACTATTGCCCATCCAAAGTATCCACAAAGCCATCGGCAAAAGATGATGAATCTAAATCAACGTTAATACAAGTATCTTCGAGAGGTTCGTTATGA